One window of Lagenorhynchus albirostris chromosome 16, mLagAlb1.1, whole genome shotgun sequence genomic DNA carries:
- the CDK1 gene encoding cyclin-dependent kinase 1 isoform X2, protein MEDYTKIEKIGEGTYGVVYKGRHKTTGQVVAMKKIRLESEEEGVPSTAIREISLLKELRHPNIVSLQDVLMQDSRLYLIFEFLSMDLKKYLDSIPPGQFMDPSLVKSYLYQILQGIVFCHSRRVLHRDLKPQNLLIDDKGTIKLADFGLARAFGIPIRVYTHEVVTLWYRSPEVLLGSARYSTPVDIWSIGTIFAELATKKPLFHGDSEIDQLFRIFRALGTPNNEVWPEVESLQDYKNTFPKWKPGSLASHVKNLDENGLDLLSFSCFPESHRTLLIR, encoded by the exons GTACCTATGGAGTTGTGTATAAGGGTAGACACAAAACTACAGGTCAAGTGGTAGCCATGAAGAAAATCAGACTAGAAAGTGAAGAGGAAGGAGTTCCTAGTACTGCAATTCGGGAAATATCTCTATTAAAAGAACTTCGTCATCCAAATATAGTCAG tcttCAAGATGTGCTTATGCAGGATTCCAGGTTATATCTCATCTTTGAATTCCTTTCCATGGATCTCAAGAAATACTTGGATTCTATCCCTCCTGGTCAGTTCATGGATCCTTCACTTGTTAAG AGTTATTTGTACCAAATCCTACAAGGGATTGTGTTTTGTCACTCTAGAAGAGTTCTACACAGAGACTTAAAACCTCAAAATCTATTGATTGATGATAAAGGAACAATTAAACTGGCAGATTTTGGCCTTGCCAGAGCTTTTGGAATACCTATTAGAGTATATACACATGAG GTAGTAACACTCTGGTATAGATCTCCAGAAGTATTGCTGGGGTCAGCTCGCTACTCAACTCCAGTTGACATTTGGAGTATAGGTACCATATTTGCTGAATTAGCAACTAAGAAACCACTTTTCCATGGGGATTCAGAAATCGATCAACTCTTCAGAATTTtcag AGCTTTGGGTACTCCAAATAATGAAGTGTGGCCAGAAGTGGAATCTTTACAGGACTATAAGAATACATTTCCCAAATGGAAACCAGGAAGCTTAGCATCCCATGTCAAAAACTTGGATGAGAATGGCTTGGATCTGCTCTCG
- the CDK1 gene encoding cyclin-dependent kinase 1 isoform X4: MEDYTKIEKIGEGTYGVVYKGRHKTTGQVVAMKKIRLESEEEGVPSTAIREISLLKELRHPNIVSLQDVLMQDSRLYLIFEFLSMDLKKYLDSIPPGQFMDPSLVKSYLYQILQGIVFCHSRRVLHRDLKPQNLLIDDKGTIKLADFGLARAFGIPIRVYTHEVVTLWYRSPEVLLGSARYSTPVDIWSIGTIFAELATKKPLFHGDSEIDQLFRIFRALGTPNNEVWPEVESLQDYKNTFPKWKPGSLASHVKNLDENGLDLLSVTNSFD, from the exons GTACCTATGGAGTTGTGTATAAGGGTAGACACAAAACTACAGGTCAAGTGGTAGCCATGAAGAAAATCAGACTAGAAAGTGAAGAGGAAGGAGTTCCTAGTACTGCAATTCGGGAAATATCTCTATTAAAAGAACTTCGTCATCCAAATATAGTCAG tcttCAAGATGTGCTTATGCAGGATTCCAGGTTATATCTCATCTTTGAATTCCTTTCCATGGATCTCAAGAAATACTTGGATTCTATCCCTCCTGGTCAGTTCATGGATCCTTCACTTGTTAAG AGTTATTTGTACCAAATCCTACAAGGGATTGTGTTTTGTCACTCTAGAAGAGTTCTACACAGAGACTTAAAACCTCAAAATCTATTGATTGATGATAAAGGAACAATTAAACTGGCAGATTTTGGCCTTGCCAGAGCTTTTGGAATACCTATTAGAGTATATACACATGAG GTAGTAACACTCTGGTATAGATCTCCAGAAGTATTGCTGGGGTCAGCTCGCTACTCAACTCCAGTTGACATTTGGAGTATAGGTACCATATTTGCTGAATTAGCAACTAAGAAACCACTTTTCCATGGGGATTCAGAAATCGATCAACTCTTCAGAATTTtcag AGCTTTGGGTACTCCAAATAATGAAGTGTGGCCAGAAGTGGAATCTTTACAGGACTATAAGAATACATTTCCCAAATGGAAACCAGGAAGCTTAGCATCCCATGTCAAAAACTTGGATGAGAATGGCTTGGATCTGCTCTCG
- the CDK1 gene encoding cyclin-dependent kinase 1 isoform X1: MEDYTKIEKIGEGTYGVVYKGRHKTTGQVVAMKKIRLESEEEGVPSTAIREISLLKELRHPNIVSLQDVLMQDSRLYLIFEFLSMDLKKYLDSIPPGQFMDPSLVKSYLYQILQGIVFCHSRRVLHRDLKPQNLLIDDKGTIKLADFGLARAFGIPIRVYTHEVVTLWYRSPEVLLGSARYSTPVDIWSIGTIFAELATKKPLFHGDSEIDQLFRIFRALGTPNNEVWPEVESLQDYKNTFPKWKPGSLASHVKNLDENGLDLLSKMLVYDPAKRISGKMALNHPYFNDLDNQIKKM, encoded by the exons GTACCTATGGAGTTGTGTATAAGGGTAGACACAAAACTACAGGTCAAGTGGTAGCCATGAAGAAAATCAGACTAGAAAGTGAAGAGGAAGGAGTTCCTAGTACTGCAATTCGGGAAATATCTCTATTAAAAGAACTTCGTCATCCAAATATAGTCAG tcttCAAGATGTGCTTATGCAGGATTCCAGGTTATATCTCATCTTTGAATTCCTTTCCATGGATCTCAAGAAATACTTGGATTCTATCCCTCCTGGTCAGTTCATGGATCCTTCACTTGTTAAG AGTTATTTGTACCAAATCCTACAAGGGATTGTGTTTTGTCACTCTAGAAGAGTTCTACACAGAGACTTAAAACCTCAAAATCTATTGATTGATGATAAAGGAACAATTAAACTGGCAGATTTTGGCCTTGCCAGAGCTTTTGGAATACCTATTAGAGTATATACACATGAG GTAGTAACACTCTGGTATAGATCTCCAGAAGTATTGCTGGGGTCAGCTCGCTACTCAACTCCAGTTGACATTTGGAGTATAGGTACCATATTTGCTGAATTAGCAACTAAGAAACCACTTTTCCATGGGGATTCAGAAATCGATCAACTCTTCAGAATTTtcag AGCTTTGGGTACTCCAAATAATGAAGTGTGGCCAGAAGTGGAATCTTTACAGGACTATAAGAATACATTTCCCAAATGGAAACCAGGAAGCTTAGCATCCCATGTCAAAAACTTGGATGAGAATGGCTTGGATCTGCTCTCG AAAATGTTAGTCTATGATCCTGCCAAACGAATTTCTGGCAAAATGGCACTGAATCATCCATACTTTAATGATTTGGACAATCAGATTAAGAAGATGTAG
- the CDK1 gene encoding cyclin-dependent kinase 1 isoform X3, with amino-acid sequence MEDYTKIEKIGEGTYGVVYKGRHKTTGQVVAMKKIRLESEEEGVPSTAIREISLLKELRHPNIVSLQDVLMQDSRLYLIFEFLSMDLKKYLDSIPPGQFMDPSLVKSYLYQILQGIVFCHSRRVLHRDLKPQNLLIDDKGTIKLADFGLARAFGIPIRVYTHEVVTLWYRSPEVLLGSARYSTPVDIWSIGTIFAELATKKPLFHGDSEIDQLFRIFRALGTPNNEVWPEVESLQDYKNTFPKWKPGSLASHVKNLDENGLDLLSMPLTHSSQL; translated from the exons GTACCTATGGAGTTGTGTATAAGGGTAGACACAAAACTACAGGTCAAGTGGTAGCCATGAAGAAAATCAGACTAGAAAGTGAAGAGGAAGGAGTTCCTAGTACTGCAATTCGGGAAATATCTCTATTAAAAGAACTTCGTCATCCAAATATAGTCAG tcttCAAGATGTGCTTATGCAGGATTCCAGGTTATATCTCATCTTTGAATTCCTTTCCATGGATCTCAAGAAATACTTGGATTCTATCCCTCCTGGTCAGTTCATGGATCCTTCACTTGTTAAG AGTTATTTGTACCAAATCCTACAAGGGATTGTGTTTTGTCACTCTAGAAGAGTTCTACACAGAGACTTAAAACCTCAAAATCTATTGATTGATGATAAAGGAACAATTAAACTGGCAGATTTTGGCCTTGCCAGAGCTTTTGGAATACCTATTAGAGTATATACACATGAG GTAGTAACACTCTGGTATAGATCTCCAGAAGTATTGCTGGGGTCAGCTCGCTACTCAACTCCAGTTGACATTTGGAGTATAGGTACCATATTTGCTGAATTAGCAACTAAGAAACCACTTTTCCATGGGGATTCAGAAATCGATCAACTCTTCAGAATTTtcag AGCTTTGGGTACTCCAAATAATGAAGTGTGGCCAGAAGTGGAATCTTTACAGGACTATAAGAATACATTTCCCAAATGGAAACCAGGAAGCTTAGCATCCCATGTCAAAAACTTGGATGAGAATGGCTTGGATCTGCTCTCG ATGCCATTAACACATtcctcccagttgtga
- the CDK1 gene encoding cyclin-dependent kinase 1 isoform X6: MEDYTKIEKIGEGTYGVVYKGRHKTTGQVVAMKKIRLESEEEGVPSTAIREISLLKELRHPNIVSLQDVLMQDSRLYLIFEFLSMDLKKYLDSIPPGQFMDPSLVKSYLYQILQGIVFCHSRRVLHRDLKPQNLLIDDKGTIKLADFGLARAFGIPIRVYTHEVVTLWYRSPEVLLGSARYSTPVDIWSIGTIFAELATKKPLFHGDSEIDQLFRIFRALGTPNNEVWPEVESLQDYKNTFPKWKPGSLASHVKNLDENGLDLLSLHD; this comes from the exons GTACCTATGGAGTTGTGTATAAGGGTAGACACAAAACTACAGGTCAAGTGGTAGCCATGAAGAAAATCAGACTAGAAAGTGAAGAGGAAGGAGTTCCTAGTACTGCAATTCGGGAAATATCTCTATTAAAAGAACTTCGTCATCCAAATATAGTCAG tcttCAAGATGTGCTTATGCAGGATTCCAGGTTATATCTCATCTTTGAATTCCTTTCCATGGATCTCAAGAAATACTTGGATTCTATCCCTCCTGGTCAGTTCATGGATCCTTCACTTGTTAAG AGTTATTTGTACCAAATCCTACAAGGGATTGTGTTTTGTCACTCTAGAAGAGTTCTACACAGAGACTTAAAACCTCAAAATCTATTGATTGATGATAAAGGAACAATTAAACTGGCAGATTTTGGCCTTGCCAGAGCTTTTGGAATACCTATTAGAGTATATACACATGAG GTAGTAACACTCTGGTATAGATCTCCAGAAGTATTGCTGGGGTCAGCTCGCTACTCAACTCCAGTTGACATTTGGAGTATAGGTACCATATTTGCTGAATTAGCAACTAAGAAACCACTTTTCCATGGGGATTCAGAAATCGATCAACTCTTCAGAATTTtcag AGCTTTGGGTACTCCAAATAATGAAGTGTGGCCAGAAGTGGAATCTTTACAGGACTATAAGAATACATTTCCCAAATGGAAACCAGGAAGCTTAGCATCCCATGTCAAAAACTTGGATGAGAATGGCTTGGATCTGCTCTCG
- the CDK1 gene encoding cyclin-dependent kinase 1 isoform X5, translated as MEDYTKIEKIGEGTYGVVYKGRHKTTGQVVAMKKIRLESEEEGVPSTAIREISLLKELRHPNIVSLQDVLMQDSRLYLIFEFLSMDLKKYLDSIPPGQFMDPSLVKSYLYQILQGIVFCHSRRVLHRDLKPQNLLIDDKGTIKLADFGLARAFGIPIRVYTHEVVTLWYRSPEVLLGSARYSTPVDIWSIGTIFAELATKKPLFHGDSEIDQLFRIFRALGTPNNEVWPEVESLQDYKNTFPKWKPGSLASHVKNLDENGLDLLSVMND; from the exons GTACCTATGGAGTTGTGTATAAGGGTAGACACAAAACTACAGGTCAAGTGGTAGCCATGAAGAAAATCAGACTAGAAAGTGAAGAGGAAGGAGTTCCTAGTACTGCAATTCGGGAAATATCTCTATTAAAAGAACTTCGTCATCCAAATATAGTCAG tcttCAAGATGTGCTTATGCAGGATTCCAGGTTATATCTCATCTTTGAATTCCTTTCCATGGATCTCAAGAAATACTTGGATTCTATCCCTCCTGGTCAGTTCATGGATCCTTCACTTGTTAAG AGTTATTTGTACCAAATCCTACAAGGGATTGTGTTTTGTCACTCTAGAAGAGTTCTACACAGAGACTTAAAACCTCAAAATCTATTGATTGATGATAAAGGAACAATTAAACTGGCAGATTTTGGCCTTGCCAGAGCTTTTGGAATACCTATTAGAGTATATACACATGAG GTAGTAACACTCTGGTATAGATCTCCAGAAGTATTGCTGGGGTCAGCTCGCTACTCAACTCCAGTTGACATTTGGAGTATAGGTACCATATTTGCTGAATTAGCAACTAAGAAACCACTTTTCCATGGGGATTCAGAAATCGATCAACTCTTCAGAATTTtcag AGCTTTGGGTACTCCAAATAATGAAGTGTGGCCAGAAGTGGAATCTTTACAGGACTATAAGAATACATTTCCCAAATGGAAACCAGGAAGCTTAGCATCCCATGTCAAAAACTTGGATGAGAATGGCTTGGATCTGCTCTCG
- the CDK1 gene encoding cyclin-dependent kinase 1 isoform X7 — MEDYTKIEKIGEGTYGVVYKGRHKTTGQVVAMKKIRLESEEEGVPSTAIREISLLKELRHPNIVSLQDVLMQDSRLYLIFEFLSMDLKKYLDSIPPGQFMDPSLVKSYLYQILQGIVFCHSRRVLHRDLKPQNLLIDDKGTIKLADFGLARAFGIPIRVYTHEVVTLWYRSPEVLLGSARYSTPVDIWSIGTIFAELATKKPLFHGDSEIDQLFRIFRALGTPNNEVWPEVESLQDYKNTFPKWKPGSLASHVKNLDENGLDLLSL, encoded by the exons GTACCTATGGAGTTGTGTATAAGGGTAGACACAAAACTACAGGTCAAGTGGTAGCCATGAAGAAAATCAGACTAGAAAGTGAAGAGGAAGGAGTTCCTAGTACTGCAATTCGGGAAATATCTCTATTAAAAGAACTTCGTCATCCAAATATAGTCAG tcttCAAGATGTGCTTATGCAGGATTCCAGGTTATATCTCATCTTTGAATTCCTTTCCATGGATCTCAAGAAATACTTGGATTCTATCCCTCCTGGTCAGTTCATGGATCCTTCACTTGTTAAG AGTTATTTGTACCAAATCCTACAAGGGATTGTGTTTTGTCACTCTAGAAGAGTTCTACACAGAGACTTAAAACCTCAAAATCTATTGATTGATGATAAAGGAACAATTAAACTGGCAGATTTTGGCCTTGCCAGAGCTTTTGGAATACCTATTAGAGTATATACACATGAG GTAGTAACACTCTGGTATAGATCTCCAGAAGTATTGCTGGGGTCAGCTCGCTACTCAACTCCAGTTGACATTTGGAGTATAGGTACCATATTTGCTGAATTAGCAACTAAGAAACCACTTTTCCATGGGGATTCAGAAATCGATCAACTCTTCAGAATTTtcag AGCTTTGGGTACTCCAAATAATGAAGTGTGGCCAGAAGTGGAATCTTTACAGGACTATAAGAATACATTTCCCAAATGGAAACCAGGAAGCTTAGCATCCCATGTCAAAAACTTGGATGAGAATGGCTTGGATCTGCTCTCG